From the Deltaproteobacteria bacterium genome, the window TCCGTTTGATCTCTTTTTGGAGCGTCTCATCCACATGTAATGTCGCCATTTCCAATGCGTCGACGAATTGGGATTCTTCCATATGGCGGGTGAGAATCGTTTCGATCAGATTCGGCATACTGCGATTATCCGCGTCGGCCATCCGCTGCAGTCGCCGCCATAGGTCGTCTTTGAGATTGATCGTCGTCCGCGCCATCATCGCCCTCCTGATGCAATATGCATCAATTATGCATCAATTGATGCATATTGTCAATTTTCACACTCAACTCAGTTGACATTGCATATTTATATAAATTTGATATACAATACGTATGTACACGTGGGATGCCGCAAAGAACCGCGCAAACCAGGCCAAACATGGCATTAGCTTCGAGGAAGCACGCGATCACATTTTTGAAGGTCCCAACCTGTTGGCCGCCGGCATTGCGTACAACAAGGACGGGCCGCGCCACGCAGTGATCGGCAAGTGCCGAGGTAAATACTACGTCGGC encodes:
- a CDS encoding ribbon-helix-helix domain-containing protein codes for the protein MMARTTINLKDDLWRRLQRMADADNRSMPNLIETILTRHMEESQFVDALEMATLHVDETLQKEIKRSWADYQKGRYTIVE
- a CDS encoding BrnT family toxin, with product MYTWDAAKNRANQAKHGISFEEARDHIFEGPNLLAAGIAYNKDGPRHAVIGKCRGKYYVGIFTVTRQGIRIISVRRARHEEERQAKAKGL